One Phaseolus vulgaris cultivar G19833 chromosome 11, P. vulgaris v2.0, whole genome shotgun sequence genomic window carries:
- the LOC137833835 gene encoding uncharacterized protein, translating into MESARQMRWHYENRTNDDVLRHPSDGKSWKHFYSVYPEFAAEPPYAMLSGWGTKGKLACPYCMEDTKTFTLKHGGKSSWFDCHRRFLPTNHPFRRSQRRFLKNRVEIDGPPYALNGNELWEILREFPKVTDGPFESLSGYGQYHNWNKRAIFWDMPYWKDNLLRHNLDVMHIEKNFFDNVFNTVLDVKNKTKDNHKARMDVAELCVRGDLELIQLQNGKLAKPKANYTFSKKDAKSIYKWITELKMPNGYASNIGRCANEEKGSMHGMKSHDCHVFMECLLPICFRSLPEFVWSALAELSRFFKDLCSNTLRMNDLVRMKENIPIILCKLEQIFPPAFFDSMEHLVVHLPMEAILGGLVQYRWMYPFESFSNRSLRNDPRTFINEEDPHTLSILNKCGRPSGSSKDYWLSDKEHRSAHVHVLINCDEVKPFLELFLQVYSINDEDASTVIHANFPEWFKSYVHDERNVINPNLKGLSWGPNSKTTSWNIYFVNGYKFHTKAWANGKKTTNSGLYVKGVTGGGENDFYGTIHHIYELEYVALNKKVPLFYCEWFDPTINVGTRFHSQYNLVEIKLSGRYGPYDPFILPQKVKQVYYLTYPNICKNLRGWCVPIKTKPRGYVQVDNINDELPYQVEETSNVLLVTRIEHLQCLADTSNVELLDDDDDIEARNDDDDEDVDLLNEDYSEHHIHTDDSDFDNNED; encoded by the exons ATGGAGTCAGCACGGCAAATGCGATGGCATTATGAAAACAGAACTAATGATGATGTTTTGCGACATCCATCTGATGGGAAAAGTTGGAAACACTTTTATAGTGTATATCCTGAATTTGCAGCTGAACCCC CATATGCGATGTTGTCTGGGTGGGGGACTAAAGGGAAATTAGCATGTCCTTATTGTATGGAGGACACAAAAACCTTCACCCTTAAGCATGGTGGTAAAAGTTCTTGGTTTGATTGTCATCGACGGTTTTTGCCAACCAATCATCCTTTCAGGAGAAGTCAAAGGAGATTTCTTAAAAATCGAGTTGAAATAGATGGCCCACCTTATGCCTTAAATGGAAATGAATTATGGGAGATTCTTCGCGAGTTTCCAAAAGTGACAGATGGTCCATTTGAATCTTTGTCTGGGTATGGACAATATCATAATTGGAACAAAAGGGCAATATTTTGGGATATGCCAtattggaaggacaatttgttAAGGCACAACCTTGATGTTATGCACATAGAAAAAAACTTTTTTGATAATGTCTTCAACACTGTATTGGATGttaagaacaaaacaaaagacaATCACAAAGCAAGAATGGATGTTGCTGAATTGTGTGTTCGTGGAGACTTGGAGTTGATTCAATTACAAAATGGAAAGTTAGCAAAGCCAAAGGCCAACTACACATTCTCAAAGAAAGATGCTAAGTCAATTTACAAATGGATCACGGAGTTGAAGATGCCAAATGGTTATGCCTCCAACATTGGAAGGTGTGCAAACGAAGAGAAGGGAAGTATGCATGGCATGAAAAGTCATGACTGTCACGTTTTCATGGAGTGTTTACTCCCAATATGTTTTCGGTCATTGCCAGAGTTTGTGTGGAGTGCCCTTGCTGAATTAAGTCGATTCTTTAAAGATCTATGTTCTAATACATTGAGGATGAATGATCTTGTCagaatgaaagaaaacataCCAATCATCTTATGTAAGTTAGAACAAATATTTCCACCAGCTTTCTTTGATTCAATGGAACACCTTGTCGTTCATCTTCCTATGGAAGCAATACTTGGTGGTCTTGTTCAGTATCGTTGGATGTATCCCTTTGAAAG CTTTTCAAATAGAAGTTTGAGAAATGATCCTCGAACATTTATAAATGAGGAAGACCCGCATACATTGTCGATTTTGAATAAATGTGGACGCCCTAGTGGTTCTAGCAAGGACTATTGGTTAAGTGATAAAGAACATCGTTCTGCCCATGTTCATGTCCTCATCAATTGCGATGAGGTCAAACCATTTCTTGA ATTGTTCTTACAAGTGTACTCAATCAATGACGAAGATGCTTCGACAGTTATACATGCTAATTTTCCCGAATGGTTTAAGAGCTAC GTTCACGATGAAAGGAATGTAATAAACCCAAACTTGAAGGGACTTTCTTGGGGACCTAATTCAAAGACAACATCATGGAACATCTACTTCGTTAATGGATATAAATTTCATACAAAGGCATGGGCTAATGGTAAGAAAACAACAAATAGTGGGTTGTATGTTAAAGGTGTCACTGGCGGAGGAGAAAATGACTTTTATGGTACAATTCATCATATATATGAATTGGAGTATGTTGCTCTCAATAAGAAGGTCCCGCTTTTCTATTGTGAATGGTTTGATCCTACAATTAATGTTGGGACTAGATTTCATTCACAATATAATTTAGTTGAAATCAAGTTAAGTGGCAGATATGGACCCTATGATCCATTCATTCTTCCGCAAAAGGTCAAACAAGTTTATTATCTCACTTATCCAAACATATGTAAAAACCTTCGTGGGTGGTGTGTTCCAATTAAAACAAAACCTCGAGGATATGTGCAAGTTGACAACATCAATGATGAATTGCCGTATCAAGTTGAGGAGACGTCTAATGTGTTACTAGTTACAAGAATTGAACATTTACAATGTTTAGCTGACACATCTAATGTCGAACTACTTGATGACGATGATGATATTGAAGCACGTAATGATGACGATGATGAAGATGTTGACCTCTTAAATGAAGATTATTCAGAACATCACATACACACTGACGATTCAGATTTTGATAACAATGAAGACTAA
- the LOC137826023 gene encoding uncharacterized protein, whose product MPEEDKLKWWTDFQTRVTWAPHDECQIKKVYKSKVKKRLCDMLTKARRKAVRPIWIGQQAWVELLNYWDSQKFKDKSTQNKANRSSARGGALHFTGRKSHSDIAVTLERQYGRPPEPDELFMATHTNKKGEWVDSRARETYEKYHERLKALQANSSQDSNTDVHQLDPATKLQTWKEAAGGKSRGRVYGTTDLAANIRQGVSSLTQASASDTSQSGHVTENQMLRAELSMWSQKYAHLEDELKVIKDKLISMERDKTTSNSTTQFDHEYDPEQDDQPVP is encoded by the exons ATGCCTGAGGAGGACAAACTAAAATGGTGGACTGACTTTcag ACTAGAGTCACTTGGGCACCCCATGATGAATGCCAAATTAAAAAGGTCTACAAGTCTAAAGTCAAAAAAAGACTTTGTGACATGTTGACTAAGGCTAGGAGAAAGGCTGTCCGCCCTATTTGGATAGGTCAGCAAGCATGGGTTGAACTTCTAAACTATTGGGATTCACAAAAATTCAAAGATAAATCAACTCAAAATAAAGCCAATAGGAGTTCAGCTCGTGGTGGAGCACTGCACTTCACAGGTAGAAAATCACATTCAGATATTGCAGTTACCTTG GAACGTCAATATGGCCGTCCTCCAGAACCTGATGAACTATTTATGGCCACCCACACAAATAAGAAGGGTGAATGGGTTGATTCTCGTGCTCGAGAAACTTAT GAAAAGTATCATGAGCGCTTGAAGGCCCTTCAAGCAAATAGTTCTCAGGACTCTAACACTGATGTCCACCAACTTGATCCTGCAACTAAGCTTCAAACATGGAAGGAAGCTGCTGGAGGAAAGAGTAGAGGTCGGGTGTATGGTACGACAGACTTGGCTGCTAACATCCGCCAAGGAGTCTCTTCTCTCACCCAAGCCTCTGCGTCCGACACTTCACAATCTGGACATGTGACTGAAAATCAAATGCTTCGTGCTGAACTTAGTATGTGGAGTCAGAAGTATGCACACCTGGAGGATGAGCTGAAGGTTATAAAAGATAAACTTATCTCTATGGAACGTGACAAAACTACTTCCAATAGCACAACACAATTCGATCATGAGTATGATCCAGAACAGGATGATCAACCTGTTCCTTAA
- the LOC137816305 gene encoding uncharacterized protein: MLSSGNNLNSSSGITSSDMPSLPQCLPLDSITVGNRKYTGELRRVLGVSAGNTSEDQSFGGAHPKPMAPGASGELKHFKESVQDASRKARDRSKMLGESLSKLEKYEALNIKKRQRTDLSSDRGSGVNLTKMGNQIHKIPNDNLTQRSEARTSNSMLNKRIRTSVADVREESRSAAIGRARMVTEKDANLVQTLGGSSVRNEEKTRRLLAGGEGLDQKIKKKRSVGTVGNRITTTERDVKRTAIPKANADLKMRLYDAQGFRLKSGSGGIKSEGSSEVTTTGVRMMLASEQGVSVHREHIAEQRVVAKGNNRASTQEDAASSPNTIIKNKVSRAPRTGSVSALESSNTQPSSTAFPGSSIHPMTQWVGQRPPKNSRSRRVKVVSPASRNLEVQVSSEGCLTSDFSVKASSAGNNGFPLASSVDNSNPKYKRPPDDISSPFGLSESEESGAGENKIKEKGVNGSDFAMTSDKAGASMFQMRKNKITTDESGDSVQRHGRGGRNVSLVRPGLPSGREKSENGPIMKPVQDMKPNDKSKIKYGRPPSKKQKERKVVTRVGKQLNIGSADFGGESDDDREELCKAANSARTTSNLACSGPFWNKVESIFASISLDDASYLKQQLNVAEEFDKSLSHMFGIDQDLLGVVINNKTTQDSEERKRIQCDEESTKFDALGGKKDMERPDKVAPLFQRLLCALIEEEECEESYHQSDAKNISRQCASDDSHCGSCNQIDFEPKDRDRMDSEVESEVDLQIQKNCILDRLSCDKSTASNTFRYPNTSSSLQSTGVWQGDEEFSLSDITHTGEICSNDLDQLQHAELSGFPSPDGQYQMMSLDDKLLLELQSIGLYPEILPDLAEEDEAIINQDIAKLEKALYEQNQRKKSTLDKIDRAIQEERDVERRKIEQSAFDHLTEMAYRKRLASRGSKNSKGAVHKVSKQVALGFIKRTLGRCKRYEEAGINCFSEPTLQNIMFAPPSRENEAQPADCMVSGTASNTCNKTSHQIEARKSAAVSSASEKYDCHRDYADRGLVDSFQGSIQSSEQASSKNGSVFIKEKKREMLVNGGVSGSSSRASNLDGAVHGGVKGKRSERDRNQSRDQSRQNSTGRAGRMSLDSSQNENKPKAKKQKISASGHDRFMEAKDAARLPANAVNNGSKDGATLSGVDTSQIKESNDFGNMPLPDLSSIEEFGGAHDLSSWLNFDEDGLQDHDSIGLEIPMDDLSDLNMLM; the protein is encoded by the exons ATGTTGAGTTCTGGGAATAACTTGAACAGCAGCAGCGGGATAACTTCTTCGGATATGCCATCCTTGCCACAGTGTTTGCCACTAGATTCAATTACCGTAGGCAATAGAAAATATACAGGAGAGCTAAGAAGGGTTCTTGGTGTTTCTGCTGGAAACACGTCTGAAGACCAATCTTTCGGAGGTGCACATCCTAAACCCATGGCTCCTGGAGCTTCAGGGGAACTAAAGCACTTCAAAGAAAGTGTACAGGATGCCTCCAGAAAGGCAAG GGATAGATCAAAAATGCTTGGGGAATCTTTGTCTAAATTGGAAAAGTACGAGGCATTAAACATAAAGAAGCGACAAAGGACTGATTTATCTAGTGATAGGGGAAGTGGAGTAAACTTGACAAAGATGGGTAACCAGATTCACAAAATCCCTAATGATAATCTAACTCAGAGATCAGAAGCAAGGACCTCAAATTCAATGCTGAACAAGCGAATTCGTACATCAGTGGCAGATGTGCGG GAGGAAAGTAGGTCTGCTGCTATTGGAAGGGCACGGATGGTCACAGAGAAGGATGCAAATCTAGTTCAAACACTTGGAGGGAGCTCTGTTAGAAACGAAGAGAAAACTCGCAGATTACTTGCTGGAGGTGAAGGGTTGGatcaaaaaataaagaaaaagaggtCTGTTGGAACTGTAGGAAACAGAATTACAACTACTGAAAGGGATGTAAAAAGAACTGCTATTCCAAAGGCAAATGCTGATTTGAAGATGCGACTTTATGATGCTCAGGGTTTCAG ATTGAAGTCTGGATCTGGTGGAATCAAGTCTGAGGGCTCTTCAGAGGTTACTACTACGGGTGTGCGCATGATGCTTGCAAGTGAGCAAGGTGTTTCTGTTCACAGGGAACACATAGCTGAGCAGAGAGTTGTTGCTAAAGGAAACAACAG GGCAAGCACTCAGGAGGACGCAGCAAGCAGCCCTAACACGATAATTAAAAACAAGGTATCTCGAGCACCAAGGACCGGTTCAGTTAGTGCACTAGAATCATCAAACACTCAACCTTCTTCTACAGCTTTTCCTG GATCTTCTATACATCCAATGACCCAGTGGGTTGGTCAGAGACCACCTAAAAATTCACGCTCACGAAGAGTTAAAGTAGTTTCTCCTGCCTCACGCAATCTTGAAGTTCAGGTCTCATCTGAAGGCTGTCTAACTTCCGATTTCAGTGTTAAAGCTTCTTCTGCTGGCAACAATGGATTTCCACTGGCAAGCAGTGTAGACAAcagtaatccaaaatataaaagaCCACCGGATGATATTTCATCTCCCTTTGGATTATCTGAAAGTGAAGAATCTGGAGCTGgggaaaacaaaataaaagagaaagGAGTGAATGGCAGTGACTTTGCTATGACATCAGATAAGGCTGGGGCTTCTATGTTTCAAATGAGGAAGAATAAGATAACAACTGATGAATCTGGAGATAGTGTGCAGAGACATGGAAGAGGTGGAAGGAATGTATCATTAGTCAGGCCAGGCCTCCCTTCTGGAAGGGAAAAGTCGGAGAATGGACCAATAATGAAGCCAGTACAGGACATGAAGCCTAATGATAAGAGTAAAAT CAAATATGGTCGCCCTCCTTCAAAAAAGCAGAAAGAGCGCAAAGTTGTGACTCGTGTAGGGAAGCAACTGAACATTGGTTCTGCTGATTTTGGAG GTGAATCTGATGATGATCGTGAAGAGTTATGTAAAGCTGCAAATTCTGCTCGTACTACTAGCA ACCTTGCTTGTTCGGGTCCGTTTTGGAATAAAGTGGAGTCTATTTTTGCGTCTATCAGCTTGGATGATGCATCTTACTTGAAGCAACAG CTCAATGTTGCCGAGGAATTTGATAAAAGTTTATCTCATATGTTTGGCATTGATCAAGATCTGTTG GGTGTTGTTATAAATAACAAGACCACTCAAGATTCAGAGGAAAGAAAGAGAATTCAATGTGATGAAGAATCAACTAAGTTTGATGCTTTGGGTGGAAAGAAGGACATGGAAAGACCGGACAAGGTTGCTCCACTATTTCAAAGACTTCTTTGTGCTCTAATTGAAGAAGAGGAATGTGAAGAATCATATCACCAAAGTGATGCAAAGAATATATCTCGACAATGTGCTAGTGATGACTCTCACTGTGGTTCTTGTaatcaaattgattttgaaCCCAAAGATCGGGATAGAATGGATTCTGAAGTTGAATCAGAGGTGGATCTTCAAATTCAGAAGAACTGCATATTGGATAGACTATCCTGTGACAAGAGCACCGCATCCAATACATTTAGATACCCAAACACATCCAGTTCTTTACAAAGCACTGGAGTTTGGCAGGGAGATGAAGAGTTTTCTCTCTCAGATATCACACACACTGGAGAAATATGTTCAAATGATCTTGATCAACTGCAGCATGCTGAATTAAGTGGTTTTCCTTCTCCTGATGGCCAGTATCAGATGATGTCTCTGGATGACAAACTGCTGCTTGAGTTGCAGAGCATTGGCTTATATCCTGAAATATTG CCTGATTTAGCGGAAGAAGATGAAGCTATTATCAATCAGGACATTGCGAAACTTGAGAAAGCACTGTATGAACAG AATCAAAGGAAGAAGAGTACTTTGGACAAAATTGATAGAGCTATTCAAGAAGAGAGGGATGTAGAAAGACG GAAGATTGAGCAATCTGCATTTGACCATCTTACTGAAATGGCTTACAGAAAGAGATTG GCAAGCCGTGGAAGCAAAAATTCAAAAGGTGCAGTTCACAAGGTGTCTAAACAAGTTGCTTTGGGTTTTATCAAGCGTACTCTTGGAAGATGTAAAAGATACGAAGAGGCTGGCATTAACTGCTTTAGTGAACCTACCCTACAAAATATAATGTTTGCCCCACCTTCACGCGAGAATGAGGCTCAACCTGCAGATTGTATGGTCTCTGGCACAGCTAGTAATACATGTAACAAAACTTCCCATCAAATTGAAGCAAGAAAATCAG CTGCAGTTTCTAGCGCTTCCGAGAAATATGATTGCCATAGAGATTATGCAGACAGGGGATTGGTTGATTCTTTTCAAGGTTCAATTCAGTCATCAGAACAAGCATCATCCAAGAATGGGTCCGTGTTTATCAAAGAAAAGAAGAGGGAAATGCTGGTCAATGGTGGTGTCAGTGGTTCTTCCTCAAGAGCATCAAATCTTGATGGTGCTGTTCATGGTGGAGTGAAGGGAAAGAGAAGTGAGAGAGATCGGAATCAAAGCCGGGACCAGAGCAGGCAAAACTCGACTGGTAGAGCTGGACGCATGTCACTGGACAGTAGCCAAAATGAGAACAAACCAAAAGCTAAGAAGCAAAAGATTAGTGCTAGTGGACATGATAGGTTTATGGAAGCGAAGGATGCTGCACGTTTACCAGCTAATGCAGTCAACAATGGTAGCAAAGATGGGGCTACATTATCTGGTGTGGACACTTCTCAAATAAAGGAATCCAATGACTTTGGGAATATGCCACTTCCTGATTTAAGTTCAATAGAAGAATTTGGTGGCGCACATGATCTTAGTTCTTGGTTGAACTTTGATGAAGATGGCTTGCAAGACCATGATTCTATTGGCCTTGAAATTCCAATGGACGACCTATCAGACTTAAATATGCTTATGTGA